AGAGTCAGTACGCAGTAGAGCTCTCTGGGTGAAGATGACCAAAGAGGGATAATAGACAAGCTTCATGTCATACTATAGACTACAGACCTTGTAACTCCATGGAGACCCATGTATCGGTTTCCTCCTTCCCACCTCTCTGAAGGGGAATATGGGAGTTTTAAGTTCACTTTTAACACAAGCTTTAATTACTATAATGAAGCCCTACAtatgtattaaaaagaaagggaaaaggggacCAAGTAGTCTGCACTCATAAGGACAAATAACGATCCTGGATAAATTAGTGTATGAGGAACCTGCTTTTAGAATCCATAAAAGCAGCTGGCTGTTCTGCAAAAGAAGAAAGCCTAAAAAGACTggttaaaactaaatttaaagcCTTTTTTGTCTGCACTTCAGATTTGTTCATGAGAAAGTAGGTGGATACCCTTACAAGTAACTCTCCACTCCAAAATTCTGAGAAAAGTCCTGACTGTTTCAGGCCAGAGAACCTGGAAGTTatgtttgccttttaaaatattttgtttcctcttgGCAGCATGTCAATCCAACTAAAGAGTCACATGGTAGATAGCAGGAATGCTACAAGCTGAAAAGTGATTTGCAGTTACCATGTTTGGTTTAGCTCCTGGTTCAGTGTCAGAACAGAGATTCAAGGACTCTGGGAATGCTTACTGGAACTAAATTGTTTTTGTTCTGCTTCACTAGTATTGTGAAAGGCTATACCAAAGAGTCCTGGATTACAGAGTTTATACGTTTCCAGCTGTATGAAAACCCAGTGAAACCATTTGGTTTCAATTTTCCATCTGAAAAGCCTTTCTTTGTGTAATAAACAGCAAGAACACTCCATAATCAACACAGTCTTAATCTATCACAGTCTGTTGTGGTTTTATCTTTGGAAGCTTCTCTGAATTACACATTTAAGTGTAAGATCAAGCCAAAATTCAACCGAAGGAATTTAGCAATTATGAACTAACAAGCAAATCAGTAGTACTTCAAAGTTTCACTAAACCTGCTGTGGTCTAGTGCAACTTCAATATATTTCCTATAGTATATGTGGAATTATATCTCCTGTGCTTCAGTCAGTTGCAGAACACTGGAAAAGTTGCTCAGTATGATCAACTTTTCCTAAGGAAAAGGTCCCATTTGTCCAAAATCTTcttaaaagaaacacagaattcaGACTGTAAAGCTTCTCTCTACCCAAGCTTTCATTACTCTAGTTGAATGCTATGGATGTACTAGCAGGAGAAAGACGAGGTACCACTGGATTAGACTCATGGAAAAGATTAGTAAAGCACAGGGCCTAACTAACTCTGCTAATAGCATATCAGTGACTTAAATCAGAGACAAAATCATACCCAAAAGGTCTGAAATAACTATCAGACAGTGAAAGACATTTTGGTTACAAAGATGATTTACATGGCTTCCATTAAATTTCTGAAAGTCTTTAACAGTAAGTAGAGCTATAATATTTCTGATGCTTTCATATCCCCAAATAGTTTCAATTACACATAAGAGGCTTGACTGAGCTCTTCATAGCTAAGTCTTCCTCTCCTTCTGCTGCCTCCTGTTCAGGAGAGGATCAGGGAATTCCCTTAGCAGAcatttacaagtgaaaaaaaaatattaccaaaatCTCAACTCTTACCAAGTTGCAAGGATCTTATAATTGGTGCTTTATAcagggcatttttttcttttatttcttggtCGTAGGGGAGTTTCCCACTTCCCACTCATAATGACAGTGTACGATACAATCCACTGCTCAGAAGCTCTTGATTATTCTGGGAATAATACATATACTAATACATTTTGGACAGATGGACTGCTTCTGAGAGATGACACAGAGCTATACCATGACTTCTCTTGTTGAGAGTATTTAATGGACTCACTACACCTACTTGTCTTCCTGCCCAATGATCCAGATACAGCCAGCAACTGGTTAAGAACTAGCCACGTTTATGTTAGCGCCTCTGGAAGCAATGAGGTCGTTAGGATTTGGACATTTTTAAGACTCAGCTTGACAAATGCCTGAACAAGCTAGTCTGAATTCAGTGCTGACCCAGTTAcaggcagggggggttggactaggtgaccttcaGAAGTCCTTTCCATCCTGGATTTAGCTAGTGTGTCTGTAGTCTGGAGAAATCCTGACAGCAAACAACTGTGCAGTTACTGAATTATTTATCTGTGCTGTTGGAATTATATCAAGGCACAAGTTTAATACACGTTCAAATGACTTAATGGGAAGAAATAGTTATTCCCTACAGGAAGGCTTTAGGTAAAACAGATAATTGAGTTCGGTTTACAAGCCGCCACTTGGTCACAGGAAGTGTATGCACAGTTTTACTTCAAAAACTGTAAAAACACATGGGGTAAGCAGCAACAGATAGGGTTTTACCTGAAAGGTGTGATGTCGTAATACAGCAAGGCTATGGTAGCATACCAAATAACTCCTACCTTTCCCCATCCTTGCTTCTTCCACCATGTACTCCCATCCTCCTATCTGCATCAGCACTATGTTCACCAGGGAGCAAGGAACCATGATTAAGAATTCCCTTGGCAAGGAATGGGGAAGTTAACCTGATAACAGTTTAACACATCAAATCCTACTTTGTAGCACCAAACCATTGCATAAGCAAAATGAAGGGTAAGATGTGCTGGGAACAGTGGGCATTGACAGGGTGCCTGGGGAGAGGGCACGGAGAAAAAGTTCTTATGTGCAGCATTAAAGTTCCAGTCTTGTCAGATTATAGCACAAGTTTGAAACGTTGAGGTGCTACTTCATACTTTTACTGTAAGCAGCcttttttcaacaggaaaaatttGAAAGGTATTCTGTTGACTACCATAATTTGAACATAAGGAGTGATGGGTTCAGCTAAAGAAACTTGGagagtaaatgtttttattttcaacagCAAATGACTCTGCTTCTTCTGAAACTGTATccgattttcttttctttttttttttttttttaatgaagggaAGTAGTCCTATAGCCTAGTCATGCTTACATTTATTTCTAGTGATCGTGTCATAAATCTACTCTGGATTAATAGAGGACAAATATACATCTGTATCTGTATTTATCTCAGTTCTTCTAAGACCATAATTACAGATAGGAAAGCTCTAAATTGCTATTTAGAGAGGTAATGAGTCTTCCAAGAAACTGGTGGCTTACAGGTACGTACCTAGTTCACTGAGCAAGTCCCTTGCACAGCAAGGCTTGAGTTCAGAGAATAGCCTATATCCACTTTCTTTAAGGGACTCAGCCCATAAGGGACTACAGATACAGATTTTATCACGCTTCACCAACTGTATATAATTAAGTAGTATTTTGGACTCTTTTATAATCTTAGATtgagcaggttaaaaaaaagaacaggttttACTGGGTATAGATGGGTGTGCACACTTTTCAAATTACAGTGTATTGTAGCATAGTCATTTATAGCCAGGCTACCTTTGCAGTTAGCTATATTACCGCACTTGGTTAAAACAAGCACATAACCTACCTACAACAGCATTTCTGAATCTCTCCAATACAATTACAGAACGCAGATTCCAGTCACCAGATTTGAACAGCAGCCTACAGACAAGACATGAGATTGTCTCCCCTGCCCTTAGTATTAATCAGTCTGAGCTTAATTAGCAGCTCAAGCAGTAGTCTCTCCTTCAATTATGTTCTCCCCCTTCTAGAAAGCAAGGAAGTATAGACCTGTACTAAAAAATTAGGTTGAACAAAATATGTTATGTCCTGAAATAAGGGCTCATTCCCGTTGGGATGGCATACAGTAGCTTATCACAAATGCTTTGTACCTGAGCtctgtattttctcctcttcccttttaCATCTTTTTGAGTAATTTTAGTTATAATTCTGCAAAGTACTGTTATATAACCAaactataaataataatatttaaaaattatttcttctaataGCACCACCCCCTCCTAAACGCATTCTTTACAAGATGAGATTTTACAGTGATGAGGTGTAATCTGccctcccccccaacccccagcAATTTGCTATTTAGCTAGAATCCTATTTAGCACCAAAAATACAGCTCTGTATTATCATAAAAGTTCTGTCAGAAAGTACATTAAATACGGTATCTTAAGGAACTGGTTATGTGGTAGCATTCCAGTGAAGAACTCTCTTACCAGAGCCTGATGACAGAACAGGTCCTTTGTGAGAAGGTGCTTTAATTGTGCTGATAGTTTTATTTTCACATCCCCTCTTCAAGGGCAACACAGATGGCACCATTTTAACAGCCTTGGGAGTTGATGCACTTCGTAGTGTGATTGGGCCTTTCTTTGGTATGTTCTTCCCTTGTGTTGTCCCATCTTTCACAGAAggcatctgtttaaaaaaaaaaaaaggcaaaaccaacaaaaaaccccacacaccacCACTGTGAGAAGCTATCATCTCCCTTTCCAGCATCTGTAATGAAATACTGACCACACACGTAAGGGCTATGCTTAGCTGTACACTGTCACACTGTCCACACATCTGCAGTTCAGAACCTCAAGAATCATCTCCTGAATGGccttcagtaacaaaaaaatattagtttgAAGCTAATCCCTAATGACAAACACACTAAAGAGATTACAGAGGTCATTTTACATCAGAACTTCTTCCTCCCCAAACTGTAATTAAGCCATTCAATTACATGACTGCACCTATCTCAAAACGAATTCTCTATCAAGCAACTACACAAGTTAACACACCGAGGAGTTAGTTGTCCTGTACTACCTGAAACATCGCAGCCCTTACAACAGGTTTCCTGGTCTAGGTCTTACATTGCAATGCAGAAACAGGTTAAAGTCTTTCACGTTCAGGTGACACAGATAAAACAAATCGGGAGTGGACACAGGACAGGTTTAAAATAACTGGTTTATATGTAGCACTCATCTACCTTTCATACAAAATTCTTGCTCCAGTTTATACAGGCACAAATTCATGACCACTCAAGCTGTAAAGTTAAGCCTATAAAGGTAAACACATAATAACGTGCAGTTCTTCGTACGCTTTTCTGTGACTCAAGATGATATGCAGCTATTTTGTCATATAAATGCACTTTCCAGTTTTGACTCCAATCtccatcttcattttcagaagttaGTCTGTACTTTTCAGAAGACTAGTTATTAAGTGTAGTCCAGCTGATTGGTCTACTGCGCATTTTACAGATTTTGCTCTGTTGATTTTCCAGGTACCAGCAGAACAATTAATATCACAAAGGTTTCCATCTTCGCAATGGGGTGAATTAAAAGCATTCTCTCCAACCCTTGGCACCAAAAGGAAGGAGTGAAACAGAATGCAAGTTCTGAAAGACTTTAGAATTAAAACAGACCAGCCTTCATGCTTATTTAGGTTTTCAAGTTAAATTagttattataataaatattatttattactttcttctGTATTGTTTCAAAAATGTATAGCTGCTTCTGTTTTAACTGAAGTAGCATCCTCTGTATATTGAGCTTTACTGGAGTTTTTCTGGCATATCAGTAAAGCCTGACAAAAATTCCAACAACACCAGTTTTACCAGTAACAGCTGCTGCCTCCATTTCACCAATTTAACATAAGCTGTTGAACCCACAAGCAAACAACAGGAGGGACTACACGCAGCATCAAGACTCCAACTCTGTGTCCCTACCATGCCTCCTGAGATCTTGGCCAACCCAACCCCAAAgctcctcccttctttcccaccGTTCCTTTTCTTTAACCTTCATTAAAAGTATTTGAAAGCAGCACGTTTCTCCTGACAGGCAGCTGACTCATCCCAACCAACCAGCGTGCGCATACCTCCCGGCCAGGAAGTTTGCACCTTCCAGCTGGCCAACTGCCCAAAACCAGGTATATGCCCTCTGCATGAGAAATATTTCCTGGCTACTCTTAACAATTCTAATGAGTCCCGGTTCTACTTCAAATAAACAAACTCCCAAATTATTCAAAGCAGACAGTTAaattaagatgttaaaaataaaatgcttaacCAACTTgttggtgtttgggttttgtatGACTTTAATATTAACATATGCACAAGACTTCTGTAAGTAAGTCTGAATCCCACTATCTTTCTTTctattaatggttggactagatgatctttaaggtcccttccaacctagatgattctgtgattccgtaaATTTAAAAACTCTAATTTAGTTCTAAAgcatgttttgaaagaaaataccaaaaaCAGAAATTTATGTCTATTAGAATTATCGTGATAAAAGCATATATTAAAAGCTGTATTTAGAAAAACCTCACCAAGTTTTGCTACGCAATTTTACCTGTTTGACTAAATTAAgacttgtttgcttttattaGAAATCTTACCAACTGCATTGTCTTAAAAAGACTTGACCAAAACAACTTTTATACTATGGAATAAGATGAAGGCTGAAGACACGAAATTGCATGTGAGGCCAAGTGCAACcagtttttaaaacagtatttcttcgCTCCCTTCATTAGGGAGAGACTTTACCTCAGAACTCAACACAACAGTCACATTTGTAGACAAAAAACTCATTCCCCAATTTCCATTCAGCACTGTGCAATGCAGAACTCCCTTCTTCCAGATTTACAAAACATGTAATTaagtatgtaaagaaaaaaagcttacCAAAGGAACAGAGTGCAGGTCAAACGTTTCATTTGCCACATCTTTTAACAAGGCTGCTTCCAGAAGAATTCCCATGTTgctgttttgctctttttcacCTCCGGTCGAGTAGATGTTTTGAGTACAGGGCTGCACTGAAGAGTTTGCAATTTCCATTTTATCATTCAGCATCTCTTTTGAGTTCTCTACACACGTTGGAAGCGCAGCAGAAACTGAGGAGCATGCTGAATGCGTAGAGCTTGCTTTGCCAGTGTCTTCCGGATTCTGCTTTAACACAGGTGTCTTTGAAGCCTTGTGGGAAGCGTTTCTGGGATGTGTTGTGGCATGTATGACTTGGCTAGTGAAGAGGTGTTTGTTAAGATGTAGCTTATGGGGCTTACTCACAGGCAATTCCACTGTATTATCTTTAGCTagatctattttctttttcagcactTTTATAGAGGGGGACAGTTGCCTTGCGGAAGCAACCAGTGAAGACGAGGAGACAGTTGATATCTGGGTGGACTGGGGAGACTGTTTTAATGCTGCACTGTCTCTGGACTGTAGCACAGGTCTAGACATAACCTTTGGCTTAACGTTTTTGAAATTAGGTTTAGGAAAACTAACAATCTCTGATTTCTTCGCTTTAGTTATTGTTGACACAATAGGAGACCTGCCCACTGGTTTTCCTGCAGTTTGACCCAAACTAGCTTTAAGCAAAGGCCTTCTATTATGCCCTCCTAAAAACGCCTCATTTGGTCTTCGTTTAGGAGACTTGTCTCCAAGTTCTGCcaaagctgaaacagaaaaagttCTATTTTTTGTTCGTTCGTTAGGTGTTGAAGTACACAGAGCAGAATCGCTTTCATCAGCCGTAGGACTGAAGACCACAAAAGTTGCTTCACATTTCAGGTCAGGCATAACTATCCTCTTTAATTTTGGTACACTGTGAGATATGTAAGAGGTGTTGTGTATATCCTGAAGAGCAGCATTTCCacagatacttttttctttgGTTAAGGGTTCACTGGTTTTCTTTGATACTTGTTCTCCATCCATTTTATCTACTGGGAGAAGGTGTACATTATTTACAGGACTATCCATGCATATCTCAGCACTGGAATTCCCAGTTTCATCATGGTCAGGGGTATCCTGCAAGGATTTCACTTGGTCATCTTCATTAATATTAACGCAGGGTGATAATGCATCTCGCCTATAAGGATTTATACATCCAGCAGTTAGTTTTACAGACTGTGCTTCTGTTTCCTGTGATTCTTTGTCAGTCTTGTTAGTGTTTTTTAGATAGTGTTCAACAACTGCAGAGGCAGGACAACATACTTCAAGTTCTGAATGGGCATCTGGGCTTTCTGAAGCCACTATCATAGAGGAAAGATGAGGTGTTCTTTCTGAGCTAGTTCTATCAAATTTCTCTCTCATACATACTTCAGAAGATATTAGTGTTTCCCTTGGATGCATGCCATCATTTTGATCAGTTCCCAGAGTTTCACCTATAATATTAGCAACATCCAACGTGTTCAGGTGGCAGCATGACCTGTCATTTACCAGGGACCACACGTTCCACTCTGAAGCAGGAAGAGGTAATACACGCTTAGAGTCAGTCTGACTGTAAGGCACTGATTGATTGATACtctgattttgcatttttgcCATAGCAACATTACCTGCCAGTAAGTTGGTTGTTTCTTTCAAGTCACAGTTCAAAGGATACACACAAGTCTTCTCAGTCACAAAAGACTCGCATGCAGCATCTGCACCTCCCAACAGAGCTCCTGTGCAGTTGTATGTACCAGGTGTCTTCTGCAGAGGAAGTGCTTCAGTACACTGTTGTTTTAAAAGAATACTTCCAAAGTCACTCTTATTTTCAAGAATGGTACCATCTTCATGCTCATTCACTGTATTTTGGTCAGTTGAATTACTG
The sequence above is drawn from the Strix aluco isolate bStrAlu1 chromosome 4, bStrAlu1.hap1, whole genome shotgun sequence genome and encodes:
- the MTUS1 gene encoding microtubule-associated tumor suppressor 1 isoform X1, producing the protein MNIENSDDKAKNGLKSSLLTRDENGNNYAHDRATPSSKNCATKIHSNSTDQNTVNEHEDGTILENKSDFGSILLKQQCTEALPLQKTPGTYNCTGALLGGADAACESFVTEKTCVYPLNCDLKETTNLLAGNVAMAKMQNQSINQSVPYSQTDSKRVLPLPASEWNVWSLVNDRSCCHLNTLDVANIIGETLGTDQNDGMHPRETLISSEVCMREKFDRTSSERTPHLSSMIVASESPDAHSELEVCCPASAVVEHYLKNTNKTDKESQETEAQSVKLTAGCINPYRRDALSPCVNINEDDQVKSLQDTPDHDETGNSSAEICMDSPVNNVHLLPVDKMDGEQVSKKTSEPLTKEKSICGNAALQDIHNTSYISHSVPKLKRIVMPDLKCEATFVVFSPTADESDSALCTSTPNERTKNRTFSVSALAELGDKSPKRRPNEAFLGGHNRRPLLKASLGQTAGKPVGRSPIVSTITKAKKSEIVSFPKPNFKNVKPKVMSRPVLQSRDSAALKQSPQSTQISTVSSSSLVASARQLSPSIKVLKKKIDLAKDNTVELPVSKPHKLHLNKHLFTSQVIHATTHPRNASHKASKTPVLKQNPEDTGKASSTHSACSSVSAALPTCVENSKEMLNDKMEIANSSVQPCTQNIYSTGGEKEQNSNMGILLEAALLKDVANETFDLHSVPLMPSVKDGTTQGKNIPKKGPITLRSASTPKAVKMVPSVLPLKRGCENKTISTIKAPSHKGPVLSSGSGIGSSPREKHASLKNSPVSSGKQLTKSKVSVKRSVLERTPSISSVSSTQSERSLFSSNSASATVIVKNGEWPPKPACQNGTSGSVPLKAVPRPRLHSKSAPKGAKTRSPSLNQCIPKSSGPLHSARKVSEARGTPGRNGHQSLSRLGPVDKGKQRSPKSSCIQTQASTDVHLPGTKTAELTQYKTKCETQSGIILQLKKFLTSSNQKFEALTVVIQHLQSEREEALKQRKELSQELVNLRGELVTTSAACEKLERDRNELQVAYEGFLQKLNQQHHNDLAELEERLKQFYTAECEKLQSICIEEAEKYKAQLQEQVDNLNITHENFKLELENSHSEKVEELKKEYESSFSELKSAHESERKSLEDSFKEKQELLERKIDELKSENDFLSEKLKLEEQKQTAKEKASLKNPQIMYLEQELESLKAVLEIKNEKLHQQDIKLMKMEKLLENNTILMDKLKKVQQENEELKARMDKHMELSRQLSTEQAVLQESLEKESKVNKRLSMENEELLWKLHNGDLCSPRKLSPSSPSVPLQSPRNSGNFSSPTVSPR